Proteins encoded in a region of the Streptomyces sp. NBC_01471 genome:
- a CDS encoding betaine/proline/choline family ABC transporter ATP-binding protein (Members of the family are the ATP-binding subunit of ABC transporters for substrates such as betaine, L-proline or other amino acids, choline, carnitine, etc. The substrate specificity is best determined from the substrate-binding subunit, rather than this subunit, as it interacts with the permease subunit and not with substrate directly.): MIEFERVGKVYPDGTAAVNDLSFEVAEGELVTLVGPSGCGKTTTMMMVNRLIEPTSGRILVNGEDISGIDPVRLRRGIGYVIQQVGLFPHRTVLDNTATVPALVGWKKARARERAAELLDLVGLDPGTYGSRYPSQLSGGQRQRVGVARALAADPPVLLMDEPFGAVDPVVRERLQNEFLKLQATVRKTVLMVTHDIEEAVRMSDRIAVYGEGRIEQFDTPGAVLGTPATPYVAEFVGADRGLKRLSVTRIETDDLEQPPVARIDETAGTVAGRLRTEGARWAVVLRQDGGLHGWVAADSLPGAGGAVGPLARRMEAWVPVGAPLKQAFSEMLQHDAGWVAVLDGDRFLGVLTPAKLHEALRRSVDADAHGVTRDEVEFKSVSDA; this comes from the coding sequence ATGATCGAGTTCGAGCGGGTCGGCAAGGTCTACCCGGACGGCACGGCGGCCGTGAACGATCTGTCGTTCGAGGTCGCGGAGGGCGAACTGGTGACCCTCGTCGGCCCGTCGGGGTGCGGCAAGACGACCACGATGATGATGGTCAACCGGCTCATCGAACCGACCTCCGGCCGGATCCTGGTGAACGGCGAGGACATCTCCGGCATCGATCCGGTCCGGCTGCGGCGCGGCATCGGCTACGTCATCCAGCAGGTCGGCCTCTTCCCGCACCGGACGGTCCTCGACAACACCGCCACCGTGCCCGCCCTGGTCGGCTGGAAGAAGGCCAGGGCCAGGGAGCGCGCCGCCGAACTCCTCGACCTGGTCGGACTGGACCCCGGTACCTACGGGTCCCGCTACCCGTCGCAGCTGTCCGGGGGCCAGCGGCAGCGGGTCGGGGTGGCCAGGGCCCTCGCCGCCGATCCGCCCGTCCTGCTGATGGACGAACCCTTCGGCGCGGTCGATCCCGTGGTGCGCGAGCGGCTGCAGAACGAGTTCCTCAAGCTCCAGGCGACGGTGCGCAAAACGGTGCTGATGGTGACCCACGACATCGAGGAGGCCGTGCGGATGAGCGACCGGATCGCCGTGTACGGGGAGGGGCGCATCGAGCAGTTCGACACCCCGGGAGCGGTGCTCGGTACTCCGGCGACTCCCTACGTGGCCGAGTTCGTGGGTGCCGACCGCGGGCTGAAGCGGCTCTCCGTCACCCGGATCGAGACGGACGACCTGGAACAGCCGCCCGTGGCCCGCATCGACGAAACGGCCGGGACGGTCGCCGGGCGCCTGCGCACCGAAGGGGCACGGTGGGCCGTGGTCCTTCGGCAGGACGGCGGACTGCACGGCTGGGTGGCCGCCGACTCCCTCCCGGGGGCGGGTGGCGCCGTGGGCCCGCTGGCCCGCCGGATGGAGGCCTGGGTACCGGTGGGGGCGCCACTGAAGCAGGCGTTCAGCGAGATGCTGCAGCACGACGCGGGGTGGGTGGCGGTGCTGGACGGCGACCGCTTCCTCGGCGTGCTGACTCCGGCCAAACTGCACGAGGCGCTGCGGCGCTCGGTGGACGCGGACGCGCACGGCGTCACGCGGGACGAGGTGGAGTTCAAGTCCGTCTCGGACGCGTGA
- a CDS encoding SDR family oxidoreductase, whose protein sequence is MTDYGCPGLPAPPPPGVSALPPGTYEGSVVMVTGGGSGLGKAMAAEFARLGAALVVVGRDAERLERAREELGALGGRVVSAVCDIREPERVAGAFDAAESAVGLPTVLVNSAAANFPVPAEDMSPNAWRAVLDTTLTGTWFMTREFGRRHLAARTGGSVINVGASYAWTGGPGFAHSAAAKAGVKNLVETLAVEWGPYGIQVNGLVPGLFPHADLPGAIRGHLDGADDKGVRQPALRVGEPHELGWAATFLASPYARFISGHTLVVDGANWQRRGLVGAPVVTVREQLGRGPFTP, encoded by the coding sequence ATGACGGACTACGGCTGCCCGGGACTGCCCGCCCCTCCCCCGCCCGGCGTAAGCGCACTGCCACCGGGCACCTACGAGGGGAGCGTAGTGATGGTGACGGGCGGCGGCTCGGGGCTCGGGAAGGCGATGGCCGCCGAGTTCGCGCGGCTCGGCGCCGCGCTGGTCGTCGTCGGACGCGACGCGGAGCGGCTGGAACGGGCGCGCGAGGAACTGGGAGCGCTGGGCGGGCGCGTGGTGAGCGCCGTGTGCGACATCCGGGAGCCGGAGCGGGTGGCCGGGGCGTTCGACGCGGCCGAATCGGCTGTCGGACTGCCCACAGTGCTGGTGAACAGCGCAGCGGCCAACTTCCCCGTCCCCGCCGAGGACATGTCGCCGAACGCCTGGCGCGCGGTGCTCGACACCACGCTCACCGGCACCTGGTTCATGACGCGCGAGTTCGGCCGCAGGCACCTGGCGGCGCGAACCGGCGGATCGGTGATCAATGTGGGTGCTTCCTACGCCTGGACCGGCGGACCCGGATTCGCGCACTCCGCCGCCGCCAAGGCGGGGGTGAAGAACCTGGTCGAGACCCTGGCGGTGGAGTGGGGGCCGTACGGCATCCAGGTCAACGGCCTGGTGCCGGGGCTCTTCCCGCACGCGGATCTGCCCGGAGCGATCCGCGGCCATCTGGACGGCGCCGACGACAAGGGCGTACGGCAGCCGGCCCTGCGGGTCGGCGAGCCGCACGAGCTGGGCTGGGCCGCGACCTTCCTGGCCTCACCGTACGCACGCTTCATCTCCGGGCACACCCTGGTGGTGGACGGCGCGAACTGGCAGCGGCGCGGGCTGGTCGGCGCTCCGGTGGTGACTGTGCGCGAACAACTCGGGCGGGGACCGTTCACGCCGTGA
- a CDS encoding alpha/beta fold hydrolase, whose protein sequence is MTRYHQPGLVLTDHRFQVPLDHAQPDGEQIELYAREVVASDKADAGLPWLLYLQGGPGFGANRFHGKQAWLGRAVQEFRVLLLDQRGTGSSTPVNRQTLPLRGGPAEQARYLGHFRSDSIVRDCERIRPRLTGGAPWTVLGQSFGGFCAVRYLSAAPEGLAAALITGGLPTLDGHADDVYRAAYPRIARKTAAHYARYPQDVAGARRIAAHLRANRPVLNSGYTLTVEAFQSLGIALGGGEGSHALHYLIEDAFVETAQGPQLSDAFQERVHAALSFAAHPLYALVHESAYGQDSGPTAWSAERVRTEFPAFDADVALAGDVPLPFTGESVHPWHFEVDPALRPLRETADLLAARADWPRLYDRDRLAANEVPVAAAVYHDDMYVDTEQALRTARSIRGLRTWVTDEFEHDGLRAGGPRVLDRLLALVRGEI, encoded by the coding sequence ATGACCCGTTACCACCAGCCCGGCCTCGTCCTCACCGACCACCGGTTCCAGGTTCCCCTCGACCATGCGCAGCCGGACGGGGAACAGATCGAGCTGTACGCCCGCGAGGTCGTCGCATCCGACAAGGCGGACGCCGGCCTCCCGTGGTTGCTGTACCTCCAGGGCGGCCCCGGATTCGGTGCGAACCGGTTCCACGGGAAGCAGGCCTGGCTCGGCCGCGCCGTACAGGAGTTCCGGGTGCTACTGCTCGACCAGCGCGGCACCGGATCCTCCACGCCCGTCAACCGCCAGACCCTCCCCCTGCGCGGCGGCCCCGCCGAGCAGGCCCGCTATCTCGGGCACTTCCGCTCCGACTCGATCGTCCGGGACTGCGAGCGCATCCGCCCGCGGCTCACCGGCGGTGCGCCGTGGACCGTACTCGGCCAGAGCTTCGGCGGGTTCTGCGCCGTCCGCTACCTCTCAGCGGCGCCCGAGGGTCTCGCCGCCGCACTGATCACCGGCGGTCTTCCCACACTCGACGGGCACGCGGACGACGTCTACCGGGCCGCCTACCCCCGCATCGCCCGCAAGACGGCCGCGCACTACGCCCGCTACCCGCAGGATGTCGCGGGTGCCCGCCGCATCGCCGCCCATCTGCGCGCCAACCGCCCGGTGCTGAACAGCGGTTACACCCTTACCGTCGAAGCCTTCCAGTCCCTGGGCATCGCACTGGGCGGCGGGGAGGGCAGCCACGCCCTGCACTACCTCATCGAGGACGCCTTCGTCGAGACCGCGCAGGGCCCGCAGCTCTCCGACGCCTTCCAGGAGAGGGTGCACGCCGCGCTCTCCTTCGCCGCGCACCCGCTGTACGCGCTGGTGCACGAGTCGGCCTACGGGCAGGACAGCGGCCCCACCGCCTGGTCGGCCGAGCGGGTGCGCACCGAATTCCCGGCCTTCGACGCGGACGTGGCCCTCGCGGGCGACGTCCCGCTGCCCTTCACCGGCGAGTCCGTGCACCCCTGGCACTTCGAGGTGGATCCGGCCCTGCGCCCGCTGCGCGAGACCGCCGACCTGCTCGCCGCTCGTGCGGACTGGCCCCGGCTCTACGACCGGGACCGGCTCGCGGCGAACGAGGTGCCGGTCGCCGCCGCCGTCTACCACGACGACATGTACGTCGACACGGAACAGGCGCTGCGCACCGCCCGGTCCATCCGGGGGCTGCGCACCTGGGTCACCGACGAGTTCGAGCACGACGGGCTCAGGGCCGGCGGGCCGCGGGTGCTCGACCGGCTGCTCGCCCTCGTCCGGGGCGAGATCTGA
- a CDS encoding arabinose isomerase: protein MTARTPAVARRPKVGLVAGGLGAYWPQFPELLPQLRRSAARVAERLRGLGAEVVDAGFVSDAQEGAEAAERLRAAGCDLIVCFLATYLTATMLVPVAQRSGAPVLLVNLQPTEAMDHGSFGTGDWLAYCGACPLPEMAGTFERVGVEFRSVSGHLEDERAWERIGRWVRAAGVRAVLRQGRHGLLGHLYPGMYDVSTDLTMVPGTLGGHVEVLEIDDLRVRVEQADDDATGSRLAETRRLFEIDGSVAPGDLAWAARVSAGLDRLVADFDLDSLAYYHRGLDGDIHERLGAGLTLGASLLTARGIPVCGEYELRTSLAMLIAGRLGAGGSFTELQALDFRAGIVEMGHDGPGHLAISDGRPLLRGLGVFHGKRGWGVSVEFDVRHGPVTLVGLGQTRDGRYRIVAAEGEVVGGPRLKIGNTTSRVDFGVDPGEWTDAWSASGVGHHWALATGRLLPDLRALAGLGGPELVEVTV from the coding sequence ATGACCGCACGGACACCCGCCGTCGCCCGCAGGCCCAAGGTCGGACTCGTAGCGGGCGGGCTCGGCGCGTACTGGCCGCAGTTCCCGGAACTGCTCCCGCAGTTGCGCCGCTCCGCCGCCAGGGTGGCGGAGCGGTTGCGCGGACTCGGCGCGGAGGTGGTGGATGCCGGATTCGTCTCCGACGCGCAGGAGGGCGCCGAAGCGGCGGAGCGGCTGCGCGCCGCGGGATGCGACCTCATCGTCTGCTTCCTCGCGACGTATCTGACCGCCACCATGCTGGTCCCGGTGGCCCAGCGCAGCGGCGCTCCCGTCCTGCTCGTCAACCTCCAGCCCACCGAGGCGATGGACCACGGCTCCTTCGGCACCGGGGACTGGCTGGCGTACTGCGGCGCCTGTCCGCTGCCGGAGATGGCCGGCACCTTCGAGCGGGTGGGGGTGGAGTTCCGCTCGGTCTCCGGACACCTGGAGGACGAGCGGGCCTGGGAGCGGATCGGCCGCTGGGTCCGCGCGGCCGGTGTGCGGGCCGTGCTGCGGCAGGGCCGGCACGGACTGCTGGGGCACCTCTATCCGGGGATGTACGACGTGTCCACCGACCTCACCATGGTCCCGGGCACTCTCGGCGGACATGTCGAGGTGCTGGAGATCGACGACCTGCGGGTCCGGGTCGAGCAGGCGGACGACGACGCGACCGGGTCGAGGCTCGCGGAGACCCGGCGGCTCTTCGAGATCGACGGCTCCGTCGCACCCGGCGATCTGGCCTGGGCGGCCAGGGTGTCCGCCGGTCTCGACCGGCTCGTCGCCGACTTCGACCTCGACTCGCTCGCGTACTACCACCGCGGACTCGACGGCGACATCCACGAACGGCTGGGCGCCGGGCTCACCCTGGGCGCCTCACTGCTGACCGCACGCGGGATCCCGGTCTGCGGCGAGTACGAACTGCGCACCTCGCTGGCCATGCTGATCGCCGGCCGGCTCGGCGCCGGCGGCTCCTTCACCGAACTCCAGGCGCTCGATTTCCGCGCGGGGATCGTCGAGATGGGCCACGACGGCCCCGGTCATCTCGCCATCAGCGACGGACGCCCGCTGCTGCGCGGTCTCGGGGTGTTTCACGGCAAGCGCGGCTGGGGGGTCTCCGTCGAGTTCGACGTGCGGCACGGCCCGGTCACCCTGGTCGGGCTCGGGCAGACCCGCGACGGCCGCTACCGGATCGTCGCCGCCGAGGGCGAGGTCGTCGGCGGCCCGCGGCTGAAGATCGGCAACACCACGTCCCGGGTCGACTTCGGGGTGGACCCGGGGGAGTGGACCGACGCCTGGAGCGCGAGCGGTGTCGGACACCACTGGGCGCTCGCCACTGGGCGGCTGCTGCCCGACCTGCGGGCGCTGGCCGGTCTGGGCGGTCCGGAACTGGTGGAGGTCACCGTCTGA
- a CDS encoding enoyl-CoA hydratase/isomerase family protein gives MIDTLSTDVPDGEERITLRVEDGVAVLTLCCPERLNGWSWESSRQLGLLADRIRFDPAVRVVLLRADGRAFCAGIDVTAPGGAITGRSPAERTQRYYEGIRWVHERFAVFAGLPQPVVAAVQGYCLGFGFELALLADIRVAADDAVFALPEAQLGVAVDAGGDLRIAREAGAGWAKFLALTGRRIDVRTAERLGLVQLVVERARLDTAAREVAAGIAANAPLAVRAVKRDIDAFADAGLAAALDRTAMAAALTLTSEDVREGYAAGAARREPGFEGR, from the coding sequence ATGATTGACACGCTGAGCACGGACGTCCCGGACGGCGAGGAGCGCATCACTCTGCGGGTCGAGGACGGGGTGGCGGTCCTCACGCTCTGCTGCCCCGAGCGGCTCAACGGCTGGAGCTGGGAGTCGAGCCGCCAGCTGGGTCTGCTGGCCGACCGTATCCGCTTCGACCCGGCGGTCCGGGTCGTGCTGCTGCGTGCGGACGGGCGCGCGTTCTGCGCGGGCATCGACGTCACGGCCCCCGGTGGCGCGATCACCGGACGGTCCCCGGCCGAGCGCACCCAGCGCTACTACGAGGGCATCCGCTGGGTGCACGAGCGTTTCGCGGTCTTCGCGGGACTCCCGCAGCCGGTGGTGGCCGCCGTGCAGGGCTACTGCCTCGGGTTCGGCTTCGAGCTGGCCCTGTTGGCGGACATCCGGGTCGCGGCCGACGACGCGGTGTTCGCGCTCCCCGAAGCGCAGCTCGGCGTCGCCGTCGACGCGGGCGGAGACCTGCGGATCGCCAGGGAGGCCGGGGCGGGCTGGGCCAAGTTCCTGGCGCTGACCGGGCGCCGTATCGACGTCCGCACCGCGGAACGCCTCGGGCTCGTCCAGCTGGTCGTGGAACGCGCGCGGCTGGACACCGCCGCACGGGAGGTCGCGGCCGGGATCGCGGCCAACGCACCGCTCGCGGTCCGCGCCGTGAAGCGCGACATCGACGCCTTCGCAGACGCGGGTCTGGCCGCCGCTCTGGACCGTACGGCCATGGCTGCCGCCCTCACGCTGACATCCGAGGACGTCCGGGAGGGGTACGCGGCCGGAGCGGCCCGCCGGGAGCCGGGGTTCGAGGGCCGTTAG
- a CDS encoding sugar ABC transporter ATP-binding protein has product MTQSDPGAGPAPVLALEDVSKSFGAVRALQDVSLHLFAGEAHALAGENGAGKSTLIKILAGVYRTGSGRILLDGEPVEFHGPADARDAGVAVIYQEPTLFPDLSIAENIFMGRQPRRALRRIDRRAVHEATAALMRRLGVALDPARPARGLSIADQQIVEIAKALSFDARVLIMDEPTAALTGSEAARLFAVVETLRGEGAAVLFISHRLEEMFRLCRRVTTLRDGRLVATELLEGLTEDDLVRRMVGRDLGELYPKQPAALGETALSVSRLTREGVFRDISFDVRRGEIVALAGLVGAGRSEVVQAVFGVDRADAGEVTVNGRKLQPGSPTAAMDAGIALVPEDRRQRGLVMEMSIERNIGLTGLGSLGRAGLVRRTLETARAADWAVRLQLKYCRLGDSVGVLSGGNQQKVVLAKWLATEPKVLIIDEPTRGIDVGTKAEVHRLLSGLAAEGLAVLMVSSDLPEVLGMADRVLVMREGRLVAEIPRTAATEESVMAAAAGRGGTEEDAAA; this is encoded by the coding sequence ATGACCCAGTCCGACCCGGGCGCGGGCCCTGCTCCCGTGCTCGCGCTGGAGGACGTCTCCAAGTCCTTCGGCGCGGTTCGGGCCCTCCAGGACGTCTCCCTGCATCTGTTCGCCGGTGAGGCCCACGCCCTCGCGGGTGAGAACGGGGCGGGCAAATCAACCCTCATCAAGATCCTCGCCGGTGTGTACAGAACCGGCTCCGGCCGGATCCTGCTGGACGGCGAACCCGTCGAGTTCCACGGACCGGCCGACGCCCGCGACGCCGGTGTCGCCGTCATCTACCAGGAGCCGACGCTCTTCCCCGATCTGTCCATCGCCGAGAACATCTTCATGGGCCGTCAGCCGCGCCGGGCGCTGCGCCGTATCGACCGCAGGGCCGTGCACGAGGCGACCGCCGCACTGATGCGCAGGCTCGGTGTGGCACTCGACCCCGCGCGGCCCGCGCGCGGGCTGTCCATCGCGGACCAGCAGATCGTCGAGATCGCCAAGGCGCTCTCCTTCGACGCCCGCGTCCTGATCATGGACGAGCCGACCGCCGCCCTCACCGGGAGCGAGGCCGCCCGGCTCTTCGCGGTGGTGGAGACACTGCGCGGTGAAGGCGCCGCCGTCCTCTTCATCTCGCACCGGCTTGAGGAGATGTTCCGGCTCTGCCGGCGCGTCACCACGCTGCGCGACGGACGGCTGGTCGCCACCGAGCTCCTCGAAGGACTGACCGAGGACGACCTCGTACGCCGGATGGTGGGCCGCGACCTCGGCGAGCTCTACCCCAAGCAGCCGGCCGCGCTCGGCGAGACCGCCCTGTCCGTCAGCAGACTGACCCGCGAAGGCGTCTTCCGTGACATCAGCTTCGACGTGCGCCGCGGCGAGATCGTCGCGCTCGCCGGGCTCGTCGGCGCCGGGCGCAGCGAGGTCGTCCAGGCGGTCTTCGGGGTCGACCGGGCGGACGCGGGCGAGGTGACCGTGAACGGACGGAAGCTGCAACCCGGTTCACCCACCGCCGCGATGGACGCCGGGATCGCCCTGGTCCCCGAGGACCGGCGCCAGCGCGGTCTCGTCATGGAGATGTCGATCGAGCGCAACATCGGCCTCACCGGACTCGGCAGCCTCGGCCGCGCGGGGCTGGTCCGCCGGACGCTGGAGACCGCGCGGGCCGCGGACTGGGCGGTGCGGCTCCAGCTCAAGTACTGCAGGCTCGGCGACAGCGTCGGAGTGCTCTCCGGGGGCAACCAGCAGAAGGTCGTGCTCGCCAAGTGGCTGGCCACCGAGCCCAAGGTGCTCATCATCGACGAACCCACCCGCGGTATCGACGTGGGCACGAAGGCCGAGGTTCACCGGCTGCTCTCCGGGCTCGCCGCCGAAGGGCTCGCCGTCCTGATGGTCTCATCCGATCTGCCGGAGGTCCTGGGCATGGCGGACCGGGTGCTGGTCATGCGCGAAGGGCGGCTGGTGGCCGAAATACCCCGCACGGCCGCCACCGAGGAGTCGGTGATGGCCGCTGCGGCGGGACGCGGCGGCACCGAGGAGGACGCGGCGGCATGA
- a CDS encoding ABC transporter permease, whose product MTTTLDKPLPAPDSARSLLDTVFRARELSIGGALVLLILCTWLANPGFLDDQGIKDLLLNSSILVLLAVGQSVVVITRNIDLSVGSVTGLTAFACGHFASGTDHSAITVVLLGLGLGVVCGLVSGALVSFGRVPALVVTLGMLYVVQGVDHAWAHGEQINAVNVPDGVLSLGTGSVLGIPYLPLISAAVLAGTAYYLRTYRSGRELYAIGSSPEAARLAGIPVRRRILGAYAFSGAVAGFAGALWLARFGTVVADAANGWELTVVSAVVVGGVAITGGTGAVWGAALGALLLTTIGSALVVLKVDSFWQQAITGVLLLAAITTDRIVQVRTTSALRKRSRR is encoded by the coding sequence ATGACCACCACCCTCGACAAGCCCCTGCCCGCACCGGACTCCGCGCGCTCGCTGCTCGACACCGTCTTCCGGGCCCGCGAACTGAGCATCGGCGGCGCGCTGGTGCTCCTCATCCTCTGCACCTGGCTCGCCAACCCCGGCTTCCTCGACGACCAGGGCATCAAGGACCTGCTGCTCAACTCCTCGATCCTGGTCCTCCTCGCCGTCGGCCAGTCCGTCGTCGTCATCACCCGCAACATCGACCTCTCGGTCGGCTCGGTCACCGGTCTGACGGCCTTCGCCTGCGGCCACTTCGCCTCCGGCACCGACCACAGCGCCATCACCGTGGTCCTGCTGGGACTCGGGCTCGGTGTCGTCTGCGGCCTCGTCAGCGGAGCGCTCGTCAGCTTCGGACGGGTGCCCGCGCTGGTCGTCACGCTCGGCATGCTGTACGTCGTCCAGGGCGTCGACCACGCCTGGGCGCACGGTGAGCAGATCAACGCCGTCAACGTCCCCGACGGCGTGCTCTCGCTCGGTACCGGCAGCGTGCTCGGCATCCCCTATCTGCCCCTGATCTCCGCCGCGGTCCTCGCCGGGACCGCGTACTACCTGCGGACCTACCGCAGCGGGCGCGAGCTGTACGCCATCGGCTCCAGCCCCGAGGCCGCCCGCCTCGCGGGCATCCCGGTCCGCCGCAGGATCCTCGGCGCGTACGCCTTCTCCGGCGCGGTCGCCGGATTCGCCGGAGCTCTCTGGCTCGCCCGTTTCGGCACCGTCGTCGCGGACGCGGCCAACGGCTGGGAGCTCACCGTGGTCAGCGCCGTCGTCGTCGGCGGGGTCGCGATCACCGGCGGCACCGGCGCCGTATGGGGAGCGGCGCTCGGCGCGCTGCTGCTCACCACCATCGGCAGCGCCCTGGTCGTGCTGAAGGTGGACTCCTTCTGGCAGCAGGCCATCACCGGCGTGCTGCTGCTGGCGGCCATCACCACCGACCGCATCGTGCAGGTGCGCACCACGAGCGCCCTGCGGAAGAGGAGCAGGCGATGA
- a CDS encoding ABC transporter permease encodes MTTLTKYVRWDTVVTVLLVAVFLAGAGTTDGFADTSNLSAALDDTAEIALIALPMTLLVVAGQVDLSVASMLGLSSALAGALWDAGWTFELIVPVCLLVGAAGGVLNGWLVTRIGLPSLAVTIGTLTLYRGLASVVLGDKAVADFPDAYAKWAAYTRTVPGTFVPYPVALFIVLAVITAVVLHCTGFGRSLFAIGAQEDAAYFAGIRVRRIKIALFAVSGLVASFAGIVYTLRYGSARADNGIGLELTVIASVLLGGVDFDGGKGTLGGAVAGVLLIGLLGNLLTLNDVSNEVQVIVTGLLLIASVLTPRVITAVSERRSIPDQLPDQTPFERPSTS; translated from the coding sequence ATGACGACCCTCACCAAATACGTGCGCTGGGACACCGTCGTCACCGTCCTCCTGGTCGCCGTCTTCCTGGCGGGCGCGGGCACCACCGACGGCTTCGCCGACACCTCCAACCTCTCCGCCGCGCTCGACGACACCGCGGAGATCGCGCTCATCGCCCTGCCGATGACGCTGCTGGTCGTCGCCGGGCAGGTCGACCTCTCGGTGGCGTCGATGCTCGGGCTCTCCAGCGCACTGGCCGGGGCCCTGTGGGACGCGGGCTGGACCTTCGAACTGATCGTGCCCGTCTGCCTGCTGGTCGGTGCGGCGGGCGGCGTGCTGAACGGCTGGCTGGTCACCCGCATCGGACTTCCCTCGCTGGCGGTGACCATCGGAACGCTCACCCTCTACCGGGGCCTCGCGTCGGTGGTCCTGGGGGACAAGGCCGTCGCCGACTTCCCGGACGCGTACGCGAAGTGGGCGGCGTACACCAGGACGGTGCCCGGCACGTTCGTGCCGTACCCCGTCGCCCTGTTCATCGTGCTGGCCGTGATCACCGCCGTGGTGCTGCACTGCACCGGGTTCGGGCGCTCGCTCTTCGCCATCGGCGCCCAGGAGGACGCGGCGTACTTCGCGGGCATCCGGGTCAGGCGCATCAAGATCGCACTGTTCGCGGTGTCCGGGCTCGTCGCCTCCTTCGCCGGGATCGTCTACACGCTGCGCTACGGCAGCGCCCGTGCCGACAACGGCATCGGCCTCGAACTCACCGTCATCGCCTCGGTCCTGCTCGGCGGAGTCGACTTCGACGGCGGAAAGGGAACGCTCGGCGGCGCGGTCGCCGGGGTCCTGCTGATCGGACTGCTCGGCAATCTGCTCACCCTCAACGATGTGTCCAACGAGGTCCAGGTGATCGTCACCGGCCTGCTGCTCATCGCGTCCGTCCTCACTCCGCGCGTCATCACCGCGGTCTCCGAACGGCGCAGCATCCCCGACCAACTCCCCGACCAGACACCATTCGAGAGGCCCTCCACATCATGA
- the rhaS gene encoding rhamnose ABC transporter substrate-binding protein, whose product MNLRNRNLRATRPRTRALAVTAVVCSLALAGCSGTTKDSVKNDDKPAESGQKANPDAPLKKGLKLAFLPKQINNPYEQIVDNAGIAAAKEFAAGGKEVGPSDAKASSQVSYINTLTQQRQNAILIAANDPNAVCGPLKQAMKQNIKVVAYDSDTAKDCRQIFINQASSEQIGRTQIQHIAEQLHHKGQIAILSATQNATNQNTWISYMKDELKKPAYKNMKLVKVAYGDDDDQKSFQETQGLLKAYPKLKGIISPTTVGIAAAARYISASSYKGKVVVNGLGTPNQMRKYVKDETVAQFALWDPKKLGKLASYAAAALASGQITGAEGEKFKAGDLGDYTVGKDGEVILGPPTVFDKANIDRFNFRSRRACRAF is encoded by the coding sequence ATGAACCTCCGCAACCGGAACCTCCGTGCCACGCGTCCGCGCACCCGCGCGCTCGCCGTCACAGCCGTGGTCTGCTCCCTCGCTCTCGCGGGCTGCTCGGGAACCACCAAGGACTCGGTGAAGAACGACGACAAGCCGGCCGAGAGCGGCCAGAAGGCCAACCCGGACGCCCCGCTCAAGAAGGGGCTCAAGCTGGCCTTCCTCCCGAAGCAGATCAACAACCCGTACGAGCAGATCGTCGACAACGCGGGAATCGCCGCCGCCAAGGAGTTCGCCGCCGGCGGCAAGGAGGTCGGTCCGTCCGACGCCAAGGCGTCCTCCCAGGTCTCGTACATCAACACCCTCACCCAGCAGCGGCAGAACGCCATCCTCATCGCGGCCAACGACCCCAACGCGGTGTGCGGCCCGCTCAAGCAGGCGATGAAGCAGAACATCAAGGTCGTCGCGTACGACTCGGACACCGCCAAGGACTGCCGGCAGATCTTCATCAACCAGGCGAGCTCCGAACAGATCGGCCGTACCCAGATCCAGCACATCGCCGAGCAGCTGCACCACAAGGGCCAGATCGCGATCCTCTCGGCCACCCAGAACGCGACGAACCAGAACACCTGGATCTCGTACATGAAGGACGAGCTGAAGAAACCGGCGTACAAGAACATGAAGCTGGTGAAGGTCGCCTACGGGGACGACGACGACCAGAAGTCCTTCCAGGAGACGCAGGGACTGCTCAAGGCCTACCCGAAGCTGAAGGGCATCATCTCGCCCACGACGGTCGGCATCGCCGCGGCCGCCCGGTACATCAGCGCCTCCTCGTACAAGGGCAAGGTCGTCGTGAACGGTCTGGGCACCCCCAACCAGATGCGCAAGTACGTCAAGGACGAGACCGTCGCGCAGTTCGCGCTCTGGGACCCCAAGAAGCTCGGCAAGCTCGCGTCGTACGCGGCGGCGGCGCTCGCCTCCGGGCAGATCACCGGGGCCGAGGGCGAGAAGTTCAAGGCCGGAGACCTGGGCGACTACACCGTCGGCAAGGACGGCGAGGTCATCCTCGGACCGCCCACCGTCTTCGACAAGGCCAACATCGACCGGTTCAACTTCCGATCCCGCCGGGCCTGCCGGGCCTTCTGA